A genomic window from Dechloromonas sp. A34 includes:
- a CDS encoding HAD family hydrolase: MNLALFDLDNTLLTGDSDFEWAQFLISKGVVDRELQEARNIQFYEQYKAGTLDIYEFLIFQLAPLTRHPRAELDAWHREYMDRHIRPIIGEPARALVDQHLANGDLCAIVTATNSFVTGPIAREFGIPHLIGTTPAVDMQNGAFSGGPRGMPSFREGKIERVEAWLESLGLWWGSFADSYFYSDSHNDLPLMGKVKTPVAVDPDDKLRQHASQLGWKIIALR; this comes from the coding sequence ATGAACCTCGCCCTCTTCGACCTCGACAATACCCTGCTCACCGGCGACTCCGACTTCGAGTGGGCGCAGTTCCTGATTTCCAAAGGCGTGGTCGACCGCGAACTGCAGGAAGCCAGGAACATCCAGTTCTACGAGCAGTACAAGGCCGGCACGCTCGACATCTACGAATTCCTGATCTTCCAGCTCGCCCCGCTGACCCGCCACCCGCGCGCCGAACTCGATGCCTGGCACCGCGAGTACATGGATCGCCACATCCGCCCGATCATCGGCGAGCCGGCCCGGGCGCTGGTCGACCAGCACCTGGCCAATGGCGACCTGTGCGCCATCGTCACCGCCACCAACAGCTTCGTGACCGGCCCGATCGCCCGCGAATTCGGCATCCCGCACCTGATCGGCACGACGCCGGCGGTCGACATGCAGAACGGCGCCTTCTCCGGCGGCCCGCGCGGCATGCCGTCCTTCCGCGAAGGCAAGATCGAACGGGTCGAAGCCTGGCTCGAATCGCTCGGCTTGTGGTGGGGCAGCTTCGCCGACAGCTACTTCTACAGCGACTCGCACAACGACCTGCCGCTGATGGGCAAGGTAAAGACTCCGGTCGCCGTCGATCCCGACGACAAACTGCGCCAGCACGCCAGTCAATTGGGCTGGAAAATCATCGCTTTGCGGTAG
- the hda gene encoding DnaA regulatory inactivator Hda has product MLKSPTLFHTASPMRQLILDLLPDSPPTLDNFVPGGNAETLTAFTGWLAGTRAETSFCLWGEAGSGCSHLLLASGFTYVDAAIDRGLAKAAASGQLAVDHVDELNADGQIALFNHFNRLKMAGGMLLTAAPQPPAHLALREDLRTRLGSGLIYRLQPLSDAEKAEAIAAQAKERALKLSPEAINYLLRHAPRDMRTLSMLVVALDQYTLEQKRPVTLPLLRELLNLEANA; this is encoded by the coding sequence ATGCTAAAATCGCCCACCCTGTTTCATACCGCCTCCCCGATGCGCCAGCTGATTCTCGATTTGCTGCCAGATAGTCCGCCCACGCTCGATAACTTCGTGCCCGGCGGCAATGCCGAAACCCTGACCGCCTTTACCGGCTGGCTGGCCGGAACGCGCGCCGAAACCTCGTTCTGCCTGTGGGGCGAAGCCGGCTCCGGCTGCTCCCATCTACTGTTGGCCAGCGGTTTCACCTACGTCGATGCGGCAATCGACCGCGGGCTGGCAAAGGCCGCCGCCAGCGGGCAACTGGCCGTCGATCACGTCGATGAACTGAACGCCGATGGCCAGATCGCGCTGTTCAATCATTTCAATCGCCTGAAAATGGCCGGCGGCATGCTGCTGACCGCCGCCCCGCAGCCGCCGGCCCACCTGGCGCTGCGCGAAGATCTGCGGACCCGCCTCGGCTCCGGCCTGATCTACCGCCTGCAGCCACTGTCCGACGCCGAAAAGGCGGAAGCCATTGCGGCGCAGGCCAAGGAGCGCGCCCTGAAGCTGTCGCCGGAGGCGATCAACTACCTGCTCCGCCATGCGCCGCGCGACATGCGCACCCTGTCGATGCTGGTCGTCGCCCTCGACCAATACACCCTCGAGCAGAAACGCCCGGTCACGCTGCCGCTGCTGCGCGAATTGCTCAACCTGGAAGCCAACGCATGA
- a CDS encoding diguanylate cyclase domain-containing protein — translation MQFRRLAHSLVAQVLGLALLITIFGTAVRFTLLSNTMRDGIEELVTAHLSSEASYVASDIDEKIRARKQLLETMAKQLPASLLDHPRELEGWLAERHALAPYFSLGMTIVPASGKGVIGEFPLLPGRRQLDFSDADWFRAARDNAVFAIGKPTVGRVVNQGIIVMAAPILDARGRVLAVLNGVSTLDTPGFLNLIQNNTIGNTGGFLLISPRDKLFVAASMPNMRLRPTPPTGANRLHDRAMEGWRGAGITVNAFGVEEIAAIGSVPSAGWFVVARMPTAEAFQSVTASGKLLVQKGGAITLIVLTIFGVFLFYLFRPLRQASRQIHQMADGDLPLEPLAVVRHDEVGEMVDGFNFLVAKVRENEQRMTRLAHQDALTSLPNRLSFLMRAEQTVALFQRRNSRLALMFIDLDGFKPINDVYGHEAGDQLLQQVAARLGESVRKADLVARYGGDEFVVLLTDIGDPEATAVLADKIIAKLSQPYLVNEMEVVIGASIGVAFLPDDAEDMDSLIAQADAAMYDAKRAGRNCYRFAHKPG, via the coding sequence ATGCAATTCCGCCGTCTTGCTCATAGTCTGGTTGCCCAAGTTCTCGGACTGGCCCTCCTGATCACGATTTTTGGCACCGCGGTTCGCTTCACGCTGCTTTCGAACACCATGCGCGACGGCATCGAGGAACTCGTCACCGCGCATCTGTCGTCGGAGGCGAGCTATGTCGCCAGCGACATTGACGAAAAAATCCGCGCGCGCAAACAGTTGCTGGAAACCATGGCGAAGCAACTGCCGGCGAGCCTTCTCGATCATCCGCGGGAACTCGAAGGCTGGCTGGCGGAACGTCACGCCCTGGCGCCTTATTTTTCTCTCGGCATGACGATTGTTCCAGCCAGCGGCAAGGGAGTCATCGGAGAGTTTCCGCTGCTGCCCGGGCGGCGACAACTTGACTTCAGCGATGCCGACTGGTTTCGTGCCGCCCGCGACAATGCCGTTTTCGCCATTGGCAAGCCGACTGTCGGTCGTGTCGTCAATCAGGGAATCATCGTCATGGCGGCGCCCATTCTTGATGCACGGGGTCGCGTGCTGGCGGTCCTGAATGGTGTCTCCACGCTCGATACGCCGGGTTTTCTCAATCTGATCCAGAACAACACGATCGGCAACACCGGTGGTTTCCTGCTCATCTCGCCCCGCGACAAGCTATTCGTTGCTGCATCGATGCCCAATATGCGCCTCCGTCCGACGCCGCCGACCGGCGCCAACCGCCTTCACGACCGCGCGATGGAGGGCTGGCGTGGTGCGGGGATTACGGTCAATGCCTTTGGCGTTGAGGAAATTGCAGCGATTGGCAGCGTGCCCAGCGCCGGCTGGTTTGTCGTGGCGCGCATGCCGACGGCCGAGGCATTTCAGTCCGTGACCGCTTCGGGCAAGCTGCTGGTGCAAAAAGGGGGGGCCATCACACTGATCGTGCTCACCATCTTCGGGGTTTTTCTGTTTTATCTGTTTCGCCCCTTGCGCCAGGCGTCGCGCCAGATCCACCAGATGGCCGACGGCGATTTGCCGCTGGAGCCCCTGGCCGTCGTCCGTCACGACGAGGTTGGGGAAATGGTCGATGGTTTCAATTTCCTGGTGGCGAAGGTGCGCGAGAATGAACAGCGGATGACCCGGCTCGCCCACCAGGACGCCCTGACCAGTCTGCCCAACCGCCTGTCGTTCCTGATGCGCGCCGAGCAGACGGTCGCCCTGTTCCAGCGTCGAAACAGCCGACTGGCGCTGATGTTTATCGACCTTGACGGCTTCAAGCCGATCAATGACGTTTATGGCCACGAGGCGGGTGATCAATTGTTGCAGCAGGTAGCTGCCCGCCTGGGCGAGAGCGTTCGCAAGGCGGATTTGGTTGCCCGCTATGGTGGCGACGAATTCGTGGTGCTGCTGACCGATATTGGCGATCCGGAAGCCACGGCGGTGCTGGCCGACAAGATCATCGCCAAGCTGTCGCAGCCCTACCTGGTCAATGAGATGGAGGTTGTGATCGGCGCCAGCATCGGCGTCGCCTTCCTGCCGGACGATGCCGAAGACATGGATTCGCTGATTGCCCAGGCCGATGCCGCGATGTACGACGCCAAGCGGGCTGGCCGCAATTGCTACCGTTTTGCGCACAAGCCGGGTTGA
- the tyrS gene encoding tyrosine--tRNA ligase, with product MYQSPLIQDLHDRGLIAQITDAQALDQLLNGESVTLYCGFDPTADSLHLGHLVPVLILKRFQEAGHQPIALVGGATGMIGDPSFKATERKLNTPDVIASWVDKIRGQVAPFLNFAGTNPAIMANNYDWFGGMNCLEFMRDIGKHFSVNTMIKKESVQQRLQREDQGISYTEFSYSLLQGYDFAELNKRYGCQLQIGGSDQWGNIVAGTDLTRRLNHQHVFGLTLPLITKADGTKFGKTESGAIWLDPKKTSPYAFYQFWLNTSDADVYKFLRYFTFLPVSRIAEIEATDQASGSKPEAQRILAEEATRLVHGEVALMAARRITECLFSGQLADLTENDLEQLAQDGMPGVQLEKANGGLIDALVAAGLAKSKSEARGFIQSGSVTVNGHKLEALDHVLAGDELLYGRFTILRRGKKNYGLISWQ from the coding sequence ATGTACCAGTCCCCTCTCATCCAGGATCTGCACGATCGCGGCCTGATCGCCCAGATCACCGACGCCCAGGCGCTCGACCAACTGCTGAACGGGGAATCGGTGACGCTCTATTGCGGCTTCGACCCGACGGCGGACAGCCTGCACCTCGGGCACCTGGTGCCGGTCCTGATCCTGAAGCGCTTCCAGGAAGCCGGCCACCAGCCGATCGCCCTGGTCGGCGGCGCCACCGGCATGATCGGCGACCCGAGCTTCAAGGCCACCGAGCGCAAGCTCAACACGCCGGACGTGATCGCCAGCTGGGTCGACAAGATCCGCGGCCAGGTGGCGCCCTTCCTGAACTTCGCGGGCACCAACCCGGCCATCATGGCCAACAACTACGACTGGTTCGGCGGCATGAACTGCCTCGAATTCATGCGCGACATCGGCAAGCACTTCTCGGTCAACACCATGATCAAGAAGGAATCGGTGCAGCAGCGCCTGCAGCGCGAAGACCAGGGCATCTCCTACACCGAGTTCTCCTACAGCCTGCTCCAGGGCTACGACTTCGCCGAACTCAACAAGCGCTACGGCTGCCAGTTGCAGATCGGCGGCTCCGACCAGTGGGGCAACATCGTCGCCGGCACCGACCTGACCCGGCGCCTGAACCACCAGCACGTCTTCGGCCTGACCCTGCCGCTGATCACCAAGGCCGACGGCACCAAGTTCGGCAAGACCGAATCCGGTGCCATCTGGCTCGACCCGAAAAAGACCTCGCCCTACGCCTTCTACCAGTTCTGGCTGAACACCAGCGACGCCGACGTTTACAAGTTCCTGCGTTATTTCACCTTCCTGCCGGTCAGCCGCATCGCCGAGATCGAAGCGACCGACCAGGCCAGCGGCAGCAAGCCGGAAGCCCAGCGCATCCTGGCCGAGGAAGCCACCCGCCTGGTGCACGGTGAAGTGGCACTGATGGCCGCCCGGCGCATCACGGAGTGTCTGTTCTCCGGCCAGCTCGCCGATCTGACTGAAAACGACCTCGAACAGCTGGCCCAGGACGGCATGCCCGGCGTGCAACTGGAAAAGGCCAACGGCGGCCTGATCGACGCCCTGGTCGCCGCCGGCCTCGCCAAATCGAAGTCGGAAGCGCGCGGCTTCATCCAGAGCGGGAGCGTCACGGTCAACGGCCACAAGCTCGAGGCGCTGGATCATGTTCTGGCCGGCGACGAACTTCTCTACGGCCGCTTCACCATCCTGCGTCGCGGCAAGAAGAACTACGGCCTGATCAGCTGGCAGTAA